CGCTGCCGTACTCCTGCAAGCGATTCTCGAACGTACCGTGGAACTCGCGGACCTTGTCGTAGCCGCCCTGGCCGTCCAGGACTTTCTTGAGCCAGGTCACGGTGTTGATGGCGAGATCGTTGTTGACCTGGATCTTCGTACGATCCGGGCTGAGCATCTCGCCGCCCTGCTGCCAGTAGCCGGCCATCCAGGTGTGGATGCCGCCGGAGCCGCGGAACGGGTCCCAACCGAGCCGGACAATGTTGTCGCCGTCGGTCTTGTGCACCTTGAGCAGTGCTTCGTCCATCTCATCGCGGGAGGCCGGCGGAGTTTCGGGATCAAGGCCGGCTTCCAGCGAGTGGTCCACGTTCAGATAGATGATGCGGGCGTCGATGCTATAACTGATGCCGTAGGTCTTGCCTGCCCACTGCATGGCCTCGTACTTGCCCGGCCAAAGGTCGTCCAATGACACGTTGGCCGAGGCAGCGATGTAGGCATCGAGCGGCCGCACGAGCTCAATCAGACCCCACTGGGGCTGGATGTAGGACTGCGTTTTGGAGTTGTCCGGCGCGACACCGGCTGCCACCACGGTGGGAAGATCATTGAAACCGCCGTTGCCGCGCACGAGCGGTACCAGCGTGTAATTGGTAGTCTCGTCGAATTCCGCGCGGAGCTGCAGAGGAATCTCCTCGGAATCGAAATTCCATGGAGCAATGCCGGTGTACCAGAATACGACCGGCGACTTCTCCATCATCATTTCGCCGGAATCGCCATCGTCCTCAGGCGCGGCTGCTTCCTCCATGGCCCCGGTGCCTGCTTGCGCGCCGCACGCTGCGAGCAGTGCGCCCGCGCCGGTCAGAGCAGCGGTACCAAGAAAATGTCGTCTGGACAATGATGCCATATCGTTCACCCCTCCTGGGCAAGAACTACAAATGTATCCAATTGCATCCTACGGAGATTACAGCGCGTCTCCTGGCGGAATCCTCAACCGCTTGTGCGCAACTCTCTTAGAATGCTTGATAGTAATTCTAGACCTACTGTGCGTCAATTTGCAAGATTTGGGTGAAAAGCGGGGAGTCTACTGTTGAATCCTAGGGAGAATTGCCATGAATGCTAGGTTTAGACGGATTTTGGGCGAGCCACTATGCGTTGGTACTGTGGCAAGAGGCTCGGAGGGATGTGGATATAGTGCTTGGTCTAGCTGGGAGGGTGGGTAGCGAGGTCTTGGCAACAGGTGGGAGAGGACTATCATTAGAATAGCGATGAGCCGGAGATAGTACGAGCCTTGAGTTCATTTGCATGAGTAGACTGGTTTCCCACGAGCGGAGGGCCATTCATGAATGTTGAGACGACAGACTCCGATCTACCAAACGGTATTGCGCCGCTAGAACGAGCCCGCGACTATTGCGTGCGACATGAAACCTTGGATCGCATCCGGGCGGGACACCAGGTCATCCTGGATGAACTAAAACCCTCCAACGCGCAAATCGAACGCGGTCTGGAACTGCATTACAACAGCTTCGTCGCCGACGTGCAGGGGTCGGTGCAGATGAGCTCGACGCACGGCATTGTAGGTGACCGGTTGCGGCAGGACCTGGAGCTATTTCGCGAGGAACTATCCCAGCAATGCCTGGATCCGGAGGAACTCAACCGTCGCCTGCACGCCAGCCACTTCAAACGGAAGACGTTCGAATCGGCCTGTGACGAGCAGTGGATTGAGGAGTCTCGAGCGCTTTACGCCATCGCCGGAGTAGACCTGGGTGTCTCTGACGTTGCCGGTCCCGAGGAAAATACGTACGAAGTGGCCTTGGATCGCCTGTCGCGCATCAACTTCGTCTACGACCGGCGCGATGACCTTATGCGTGTTACCAAGGTCGACGATATCGAGCGGGGGCGCCGCAGCGGCAAACCGGGTGTGATGTTTCATCTCGCTGGCGTCGGTTGCTTCGCGGAATCCTCAGACCCCCTGCGGAACCTGGACCTCTTCTACGCGCTGGGTGTGCGCATGTCCCAGATGACGTACATCCAGGCCAACGGCCTCTGCAGTTCGTACCTGCAGGAACGCGATACCGGCCTGACGCCGCTCGGCACGCAGGTGGTCCGGCGCATGAACGAACTCGGCATCATGGTGGACCTGTCCCATAGCGGCGAACAGTCGTCGTATGACATCATCGCGGCTTCAACCGAGCCGGTGATAATCAGCCACACGGGGTGCCGGTCAATTTACGACGACGCCACGAACAGAGGCTACGTGGAAAAGGTGTTCCAGCAGCCGTATGCCCGCGGCGCCACGCCGCCGACGAGACCGGTCAGCCGCAATGCGGACGATGCCATGCTCAAAGCCGTGGCCGCGAGCGGCGGGCTAATCGCGATATACTCCATCGACTACGTGCTCGGTACGGGGCCGGAATCCTTCCACACCTGGTACCGCCATTTGGAGCACGCGATCAAGGTAGCCGGCATTGACTACGTCGGCGTCGGC
Above is a genomic segment from Chloroflexota bacterium containing:
- a CDS encoding extracellular solute-binding protein; this encodes MASLSRRHFLGTAALTGAGALLAACGAQAGTGAMEEAAAPEDDGDSGEMMMEKSPVVFWYTGIAPWNFDSEEIPLQLRAEFDETTNYTLVPLVRGNGGFNDLPTVVAAGVAPDNSKTQSYIQPQWGLIELVRPLDAYIAASANVSLDDLWPGKYEAMQWAGKTYGISYSIDARIIYLNVDHSLEAGLDPETPPASRDEMDEALLKVHKTDGDNIVRLGWDPFRGSGGIHTWMAGYWQQGGEMLSPDRTKIQVNNDLAINTVTWLKKVLDGQGGYDKVREFHGTFENRLQEYGSGGNTYMYLTNATRTSMAPYAEGLNYDFGPYPALDPSTALPATYSGDWAFCLPNGSSNPDGGFAWADFMYGAEVNLRWSIAMDRIPVRQSVAQSDAYIGDDKLRKLAIDEMVGARFVVSVPGAGDILPITSRNLQSIMRNEVTVAEGMRNFEEQAQTAMDEFIAEFGG
- a CDS encoding membrane dipeptidase, producing MNVETTDSDLPNGIAPLERARDYCVRHETLDRIRAGHQVILDELKPSNAQIERGLELHYNSFVADVQGSVQMSSTHGIVGDRLRQDLELFREELSQQCLDPEELNRRLHASHFKRKTFESACDEQWIEESRALYAIAGVDLGVSDVAGPEENTYEVALDRLSRINFVYDRRDDLMRVTKVDDIERGRRSGKPGVMFHLAGVGCFAESSDPLRNLDLFYALGVRMSQMTYIQANGLCSSYLQERDTGLTPLGTQVVRRMNELGIMVDLSHSGEQSSYDIIAASTEPVIISHTGCRSIYDDATNRGYVEKVFQQPYARGATPPTRPVSRNADDAMLKAVAASGGLIAIYSIDYVLGTGPESFHTWYRHLEHAIKVAGIDYVGVGTDRTFFPGWQPAALDWTNWPFWTVGLVCMGHSDDEIQKIIGGNYLRYAQQVLDKHPWGAFM